A genome region from Mycobacterium florentinum includes the following:
- a CDS encoding ABC transporter ATP-binding protein: protein MASVSWEQATRQFPGTDRPALDGLDLFVADGEFVVLVGPSGCGKTTSLRMVAGLETLDSGCVRIGERDVTHVDPKDRDVAMVFQNYALYPHMTVAQNMGFALKIAKTSKAEIYDRVLAAAKLLDLEPYLDRKPKDLSGGQRQRVAMGRAIVRRPQVFLMDEPLSNLDAKLRVQTRNQIAALQRRLGTTTVYVTHDQVEAMTMGDRVAVLRDGVLQQFAAPRELYRNPANVFVAGFIGSPAMNLFTLPIVDSAVSLGDWPIQLPREIAGHASQIVVGVRPEHFELGGLGVEMEVDVVEELGADAYLYGRITDSAKGIDQDVVARADGRNPPQKGSRVRLHPEVGHVHFFGVDGERIS, encoded by the coding sequence GTGGCTTCGGTGAGCTGGGAGCAAGCGACTCGACAATTCCCGGGCACGGACCGCCCAGCCCTCGACGGTCTCGACTTGTTCGTCGCGGACGGCGAGTTCGTCGTTCTGGTCGGGCCCTCGGGATGTGGCAAGACGACCTCGTTGCGGATGGTGGCCGGATTGGAGACGCTGGACTCCGGGTGCGTCCGCATCGGTGAGCGCGACGTCACCCATGTCGACCCCAAGGATCGCGACGTGGCGATGGTGTTCCAGAACTACGCGCTGTACCCGCACATGACGGTCGCGCAGAATATGGGTTTCGCGTTGAAGATCGCGAAGACCTCGAAAGCCGAGATCTACGACCGGGTTCTCGCCGCGGCGAAATTGCTCGATCTGGAACCGTATCTGGATCGCAAACCCAAAGACCTCTCCGGTGGGCAACGCCAGCGGGTGGCGATGGGGCGCGCGATCGTGCGGCGCCCGCAGGTGTTCCTGATGGACGAGCCGTTGTCCAATCTCGACGCCAAACTGCGGGTGCAAACCCGCAATCAGATTGCGGCGCTGCAGCGACGGCTGGGGACGACGACCGTCTACGTCACCCACGACCAGGTCGAGGCCATGACGATGGGAGACCGTGTGGCAGTCCTGCGCGACGGCGTGCTGCAGCAGTTCGCGGCGCCACGCGAGCTGTACCGCAACCCGGCGAACGTGTTCGTTGCCGGATTCATCGGATCGCCGGCAATGAACCTGTTCACCTTGCCAATCGTGGATTCGGCTGTGTCACTGGGGGATTGGCCGATCCAGCTACCGCGTGAGATCGCCGGCCATGCCAGCCAGATCGTGGTCGGGGTCCGGCCCGAGCACTTCGAGCTGGGCGGCCTCGGCGTCGAGATGGAGGTCGACGTCGTCGAGGAGCTCGGCGCCGACGCGTACCTGTATGGCCGAATCACCGACTCCGCGAAGGGAATCGACCAGGACGTCGTTGCCCGCGCCGACGGGCGCAATCCGCCGCAGAAGGGCAGTCGGGTGCGGCTGCACCCGGAAGTCGGGCACGTGCATTTCTTCGGGGTCGACGGCGAGCGGATCTCGTGA
- a CDS encoding patatin-like phospholipase family protein gives MDSVDLVCEGGGVRGIGLVGAVDALAAAGYRFPRVAGTSAGAIVASLAAALQAAGEPLTRLAEIMRSLDYRKFLDRNLIGHVPLIGGGLSLLVSDGVYRGAYLEHLLAGLLGDLGVRTFGDLRTGEEPEQFAWSLVVTASDLSRRRLVRIPWDLDSYGIDPDEFPVARAVHASAAIPYVFEPVRVGGATWVDGGLLSSFPVALFDRAQPRWPTFGIRLSARPGIPPTHPVHGPVSLGIAAIETLVSNQDNAYIDDPCTVRRTIFVPADEVSPIDFDITADQRDALYQRGLLAGQEFLKTWNYADYLRACGGPVAGD, from the coding sequence ATGGATTCGGTCGATCTGGTCTGCGAGGGCGGCGGCGTTCGGGGTATCGGCCTGGTCGGTGCGGTCGACGCGCTGGCGGCGGCCGGTTACCGGTTTCCCCGGGTCGCCGGGACGAGCGCGGGCGCCATCGTCGCGTCGCTGGCGGCCGCCCTGCAGGCGGCAGGCGAACCGCTGACCCGGCTCGCCGAGATCATGCGTTCTCTCGACTATCGAAAGTTCTTGGACCGCAACCTGATCGGGCACGTGCCGCTGATCGGCGGGGGGCTGTCACTGCTGGTTTCGGATGGAGTCTATCGCGGTGCCTATCTCGAACACCTGCTGGCCGGATTGCTCGGCGACCTGGGGGTGCGGACCTTCGGCGACCTGCGCACCGGTGAGGAGCCCGAACAGTTCGCGTGGTCGCTGGTCGTCACCGCCAGCGATCTGTCCCGGCGCCGGCTGGTGCGCATCCCGTGGGACCTCGACTCCTATGGAATCGACCCGGACGAATTTCCGGTGGCACGCGCGGTGCACGCATCGGCGGCGATTCCCTACGTGTTCGAGCCGGTGCGAGTGGGCGGCGCCACCTGGGTCGACGGCGGGTTGTTGTCGAGCTTTCCGGTAGCGCTGTTCGACCGCGCCCAACCGCGGTGGCCGACGTTCGGGATCCGGCTCTCGGCGCGGCCGGGCATTCCGCCCACGCATCCGGTGCACGGGCCGGTTTCGTTGGGCATCGCTGCGATCGAGACCCTGGTGAGCAATCAGGACAATGCCTACATCGACGATCCATGTACGGTGCGACGAACCATTTTCGTGCCCGCGGACGAGGTGAGCCCGATCGACTTCGATATCACCGCCGACCAGCGCGACGCTCTCTACCAGCGCGGATTGCTCGCGGGCCAGGAATTTTTGAAGACGTGGAACTATGCCGACTATCTGAGGGCTTGCGGCGGGCCGGTCGCAGGGGATTAG
- a CDS encoding DUF3349 domain-containing protein, with protein MGMAGLVSRAVAFLRAGYPTGMPSRGYLPLAALLCRRVTDDEIATITSEFMARGAAPIGTVDVGVAIFRITNAMPSLDDIKRVEHRLDAIGCTRG; from the coding sequence ATGGGGATGGCTGGTCTGGTGTCGAGGGCTGTCGCGTTTCTGCGCGCCGGCTACCCGACCGGCATGCCGTCGAGGGGTTATCTGCCGCTCGCGGCGCTGCTGTGCCGCCGGGTAACGGACGACGAGATCGCAACTATTACAAGCGAATTCATGGCCCGGGGAGCGGCTCCGATCGGCACCGTCGATGTCGGTGTCGCAATCTTCCGGATCACCAACGCGATGCCCTCACTCGACGACATCAAGCGCGTCGAACATCGACTCGACGCGATCGGGTGCACGCGGGGCTAA
- a CDS encoding DUF3097 domain-containing protein, protein MTDRYGTDVLAAGRRKPRSTEHPADLGLVVEDVQTGYVGAVVRVEYGRIDLEDRHGHVRGFPLGPGYLLEGRPVILTEPHRSAPAAASRTASGSVAVPGARARVARASRIYVEGRHDAELIAQVWGEDLRIEGVVVEHLGGVDDLVGIVTEFAPGPGRRLGVLVDHLVAGSKEARIAEAVRRGPGGPDTLVVGHPYVDIWQAVKPQRLGLPAWPEVPRHIEWKHGACEALRLPHASQADIARAWQRIRSRVRDWNDLEPALISKVEELIDFVTEPGR, encoded by the coding sequence GTGACGGATCGCTACGGAACCGATGTCCTGGCCGCCGGTCGGCGCAAGCCGCGCTCGACCGAGCACCCCGCTGACCTGGGCCTCGTCGTCGAGGACGTCCAGACGGGCTACGTCGGTGCGGTCGTCCGGGTTGAGTACGGACGCATCGATCTGGAGGACCGGCATGGCCACGTCCGCGGCTTTCCGCTGGGTCCCGGCTATTTGCTGGAGGGCCGCCCGGTGATCCTCACCGAGCCGCACCGCTCGGCACCGGCCGCCGCGAGCCGCACTGCCTCGGGTTCCGTCGCGGTGCCGGGCGCCCGTGCCCGAGTCGCGCGTGCGAGCCGGATCTACGTCGAGGGCCGCCACGATGCGGAACTGATTGCGCAGGTCTGGGGCGAGGATCTGCGCATCGAGGGTGTTGTCGTCGAGCATCTCGGTGGCGTCGACGACCTGGTGGGCATCGTGACGGAGTTCGCTCCCGGTCCGGGGCGCCGGCTCGGTGTTCTCGTCGATCACCTCGTCGCGGGATCGAAAGAGGCGCGGATCGCCGAGGCGGTCCGCCGGGGACCCGGCGGGCCCGACACGCTGGTCGTCGGCCATCCCTACGTCGACATTTGGCAGGCGGTGAAGCCGCAGCGACTCGGACTGCCCGCCTGGCCCGAGGTGCCTCGGCACATCGAATGGAAACACGGCGCGTGCGAGGCACTTCGGTTGCCGCACGCCAGCCAGGCCGATATCGCCAGGGCGTGGCAGCGCATCCGGTCGCGGGTACGCGACTGGAACGACCTGGAACCCGCGCTGATCAGCAAGGTCGAAGAACTCATCGATTTCGTGACCGAGCCCGGCCGCTAG
- the efeO gene encoding iron uptake system protein EfeO, whose translation MLAATACSHSNGSSSPSKSGQTGQPGATKAVKVTMANSGGKDGCALDATSVPAGPVTFTVVNTSAPGITEMELLRDQRIVGEKENLAPGLDPVSFTITLDGGSYQLYCPGASAEYQTLTVTGQAPAGPTGTVASILTQGTKDYATYIVTQIGQLGDGVKALDAAIQSGNLDGAKAAYAKARLFYERAESSVEGFVLPGFAVGDNAGSLDYLIDMRASTPVDAKVGWKGFHAIERDLWQGGAITPGTRALSTELVANVGKLSTVVAGLQYKPEDLANGAADLIEEVQNTKITGEEEAFSHIDLVDFSGNVEGAQQAYASLRPGLEKIDANLVNQIDQQFRAVLNVLDGYRDPAALGGYRTYTPALQASDAPKLTAVIQPLHQSLSTVAQKVVSTN comes from the coding sequence GTGCTGGCCGCGACCGCCTGCAGCCACTCGAACGGCTCGTCGAGCCCGTCGAAATCTGGGCAAACCGGTCAACCCGGTGCGACCAAGGCGGTCAAGGTGACGATGGCCAACAGCGGCGGAAAGGACGGCTGCGCGCTCGACGCGACGAGCGTGCCGGCCGGGCCGGTGACCTTCACCGTCGTCAACACCAGCGCGCCGGGCATCACCGAGATGGAGCTGCTCCGGGATCAGCGCATCGTCGGGGAGAAGGAGAACCTCGCGCCCGGCCTGGATCCGGTGTCGTTCACCATCACCCTGGATGGCGGTTCGTATCAGCTGTACTGCCCCGGCGCGAGCGCCGAATATCAAACCCTGACGGTGACGGGCCAGGCCCCGGCCGGGCCGACGGGCACCGTGGCGAGCATCCTCACCCAGGGCACCAAGGACTATGCGACATACATCGTCACTCAGATCGGTCAGCTCGGTGACGGCGTGAAGGCACTCGATGCGGCGATCCAGTCGGGCAACCTCGACGGCGCCAAGGCGGCCTACGCCAAGGCCCGACTGTTCTACGAGCGCGCGGAATCGAGTGTCGAGGGTTTCGTCCTGCCGGGCTTCGCAGTCGGCGACAACGCCGGCAGCCTGGACTACTTGATCGACATGCGTGCGTCGACTCCGGTCGATGCGAAAGTCGGCTGGAAGGGCTTCCACGCCATCGAGCGCGACCTCTGGCAAGGCGGCGCGATAACTCCGGGTACCAGAGCTCTGAGCACCGAATTGGTGGCTAACGTAGGCAAATTGAGCACCGTGGTCGCCGGCCTGCAATACAAGCCGGAGGATCTGGCCAACGGCGCGGCCGATTTGATCGAAGAGGTGCAAAACACCAAGATCACCGGCGAGGAAGAGGCGTTCAGTCATATTGACCTGGTCGATTTTTCCGGCAATGTCGAAGGCGCCCAACAGGCTTACGCGTCGCTGCGGCCGGGGCTGGAGAAGATCGACGCCAATCTGGTCAACCAGATCGATCAGCAGTTCCGGGCGGTACTGAACGTTCTGGACGGCTATCGCGACCCGGCAGCGCTGGGCGGCTACCGGACCTACACTCCCGCGCTGCAGGCCAGCGATGCACCGAAACTGACCGCCGTGATTCAGCCACTGCACCAGAGCCTGTCCACCGTCGCTCAAAAAGTGGTCTCAACCAACTGA